A section of the Pseudomonas sp. Q1-7 genome encodes:
- the glyA gene encoding serine hydroxymethyltransferase — MFSRDLTLARYDAELFAAMEQEAQRQEEHIELIASENYTSPAVMEAQGSVLTNKYAEGYPGKRYYGGCEYVDIVEQLAIDRAKELFGADYANVQPHSGSQANSAVYLALLSAGDTILGMSLAHGGHLTHGASVSSSGKLYNAVQYGIDANGLIDYDEVERLAVEHKPKMIVAGFSAYSQVLDFARFRAIADKVGAYLFVDMAHVAGLVAAGVYPNPLPFADVVTTTTHKTLRGPRGGLILARKNEEIEKKLNSAVFPGAQGGPLEHVIAAKAVCFKEALQPEFKAYQQQVVKNAQAMAQVFIDRGFDVVSGGTQNHLFLLSLIKQDITGKDADAALGRAFITVNKNSVPNDPRSPFVTSGLRIGTPAVTTRGFKEVECRELATWICDILENMGDESVIDRVREQVKATCAKLPVYGK, encoded by the coding sequence ATGTTCAGCCGTGATTTGACCCTCGCCCGCTACGATGCCGAACTCTTCGCCGCGATGGAGCAGGAAGCCCAGCGCCAGGAAGAGCACATCGAGCTCATCGCCTCCGAGAACTACACCAGCCCGGCGGTGATGGAAGCCCAGGGCTCCGTGCTGACCAACAAGTATGCCGAAGGCTACCCGGGCAAGCGCTACTACGGCGGTTGCGAGTACGTCGACATCGTCGAGCAACTGGCCATCGACCGCGCCAAGGAACTGTTCGGCGCCGACTACGCCAACGTCCAGCCGCACTCCGGCTCCCAGGCCAACAGCGCCGTCTACCTGGCCCTGCTGAGCGCCGGCGACACCATCCTCGGCATGAGCCTGGCCCATGGCGGCCACCTGACCCACGGCGCCAGCGTTTCCTCCTCCGGCAAGCTGTACAACGCCGTGCAGTACGGCATCGATGCCAACGGCCTGATCGACTACGACGAAGTCGAGCGCCTGGCCGTCGAGCACAAGCCGAAGATGATCGTCGCCGGCTTCTCCGCCTACTCCCAGGTCCTGGACTTCGCCCGCTTCCGCGCCATCGCCGACAAGGTAGGCGCCTACCTGTTCGTCGACATGGCCCACGTGGCTGGCCTGGTCGCCGCCGGCGTGTACCCGAACCCGCTGCCCTTCGCCGACGTGGTCACCACCACCACCCACAAGACCCTGCGCGGCCCGCGCGGCGGCCTGATCCTCGCGCGCAAGAACGAGGAAATCGAGAAGAAGCTGAACTCCGCCGTGTTCCCCGGCGCCCAGGGCGGCCCGCTGGAGCACGTGATCGCCGCCAAGGCCGTGTGCTTCAAGGAAGCCCTGCAGCCCGAGTTCAAGGCCTACCAGCAGCAAGTGGTGAAGAACGCCCAGGCCATGGCCCAGGTGTTCATCGACCGTGGCTTCGACGTGGTTTCCGGCGGCACCCAGAACCACCTGTTCCTGCTCAGCCTGATCAAGCAGGACATCACCGGTAAGGATGCCGACGCCGCCCTCGGCCGCGCCTTCATCACCGTGAACAAGAACTCCGTGCCCAACGACCCGCGCTCGCCCTTCGTCACCTCGGGCCTGCGCATCGGCACCCCGGCCGTGACCACCCGCGGCTTCAAGGAAGTCGAGTGCCGCGAACTGGCCACCTGGATCTGCGACATCCTGGAGAACATGGGTGACGAGTCCGTGATCGACCGCGTTCGCGAGCAGGTCAAGGCCACCTGCGCCAAGCTGCCGGTATACGGCAAGTAA
- a CDS encoding sensor domain-containing protein, whose amino-acid sequence MPASPLTPSPSESGHPLSDIPTRRSVKGLLMGLVLLMLALLLWQLHQEYRQLQDTARERNYTLTRELASHLELVMEMKAEAVLTLLRRQSPSPGSEDERLADMDLLRPLLPAITSLAWLNPNGGVLADTRSGDDDAMFLASLVQRSEGEIYRYAFSPQGRGEVYLVLRQSPLPEPSGYWALRLDAEAIRTWLLKHEDRDYRWLLEDHYLQRVLAQGGRVRRTSPIVMPVTAEQEAQTILVSPLGHSDWQLRALHDERQVRASLLPELLSKLLLFLISASLALIALYYLQREQRSLRELSDASRRSLRQAASALGVIEERVLVTQVDGRLSYLNPQAEAMFGISGEAAQDHHLLALLPGLDPLLLNAPSLDHELGSDLVQFQCDGELRLLAVTRSDLNEGAQLLGYVWVLRDVTEEQRALRVLQETRRRYQDIFEGGGIALCVLDLADLRRYLLLNGIRERAGLAAWIRDNPQHHGDLLRLLRITEVNQEAMQLLGVGSSEQAWHHLVGNHPLRDGGIRFQVMAALLGGSKHLEMESQIVTAQGQSRHIWLVLHLPDMVQDLEAVTLSINDITSRKEVELSLIERERFWSDVVLALPDTLYVHDIINKRVMLTNNRLGPQLGYSRADIMRMGERFWEEVLHPDDTEQYWRIRSLQQVVGDGLLLQCQLRWRHKDGSWHWFDIREQALARDEHGRVSRLIGVAKDITEQIEATESMRESGRRYRMLAESISDVIFTTDSELQLNYVSPSVLPVLGYSADWTLANGFHGLAADTRQMLELFEQLEQIRNALGNPQRLAELRNQLPSRLFLFDCMRADGQKIPVELRTMLMWDEYGRFEGMLGVGRDISQQRRAEKDMRMAATVFEHSTSAILVTDPAGYIVQVNEAFCRITGYAAREVLDQLPSMLTADRQQANQLNYILGQLNQRGSWEGEIWLKRRVGDHYPAWVGITAVHDEDDDLVSYVCFFSDISERKASEQRIHRLAYYDGLTHLPNRTLFQDRLHSALQYAERHQEWVVLMFLDLDRFKPINDSLGHAAGDRMLKDVAVRLAACVDQDDTVARMGGDEFTLLLQPCETREGALNRAIHVAEQILDSLARPFVLEGREFFVTASIGIALSPQDGRELSQLMKNADTAMYHAKERGKNNFQFYQTDMNARALERLELESDLRHALEQGEFLLYYQPQFSGDGKRLTGVEALLRWRHPKRGLVPPGEFVPVLEELGLVVQVGDWVLSEACRQLKAWHQAKMRLPKISVNISARQFADGQLAERIAAIIEDSGLPPACLELELTESILMRDVGEAMAILENLKRLGLCIAVDDFGTGYSSLNYLKQFPIDVLKIDRSFVDGLPDGERDAQIARAIIAMAHSLNLAVIAEGVETHAQLGFLREHGCDEVQGYLFGHPVPAAQFERMFGSSAHFILS is encoded by the coding sequence GTGCCAGCCAGCCCACTCACGCCCTCCCCGAGCGAGTCAGGACACCCCCTGTCCGACATCCCCACGCGCCGTTCGGTGAAGGGCCTGCTGATGGGCCTGGTGCTGCTGATGCTGGCCCTGCTCCTGTGGCAGCTGCACCAGGAATACCGCCAGTTGCAGGACACCGCACGCGAGCGCAACTACACCCTGACCCGCGAGCTGGCCAGCCACCTCGAACTGGTCATGGAAATGAAGGCCGAGGCCGTGCTCACCCTGCTCCGCCGGCAGTCGCCGAGCCCCGGGAGCGAGGACGAGCGGCTGGCGGACATGGACCTGCTGCGCCCCCTGCTGCCCGCCATCACCAGCCTCGCCTGGCTCAATCCCAACGGCGGGGTACTGGCCGACACCCGTTCCGGCGACGACGATGCCATGTTCCTCGCCAGCCTGGTGCAACGCAGCGAAGGCGAGATCTATCGCTACGCCTTCAGCCCCCAGGGCCGCGGTGAGGTCTACCTGGTGCTGCGCCAGTCGCCGCTGCCCGAGCCCAGCGGCTACTGGGCCTTGCGCCTGGACGCCGAAGCCATCCGCACCTGGCTGCTCAAGCACGAGGACCGCGACTACCGCTGGCTGCTGGAAGATCACTATCTCCAGCGTGTGCTGGCCCAGGGCGGCCGCGTCCGTCGCACCAGCCCCATCGTCATGCCGGTGACCGCCGAGCAGGAAGCGCAGACCATCCTCGTCTCCCCTCTCGGCCACAGCGACTGGCAGCTCCGCGCCCTGCACGACGAGCGCCAGGTGCGCGCCAGCCTGCTGCCGGAACTGCTCAGCAAGCTGCTGCTGTTCCTCATCAGTGCCAGTCTGGCACTGATCGCCCTTTACTACCTGCAACGCGAGCAACGCAGCCTGCGCGAGCTCAGCGATGCCTCACGGCGCTCCCTGCGCCAGGCCGCCAGCGCCCTCGGCGTGATCGAGGAGCGCGTGCTGGTGACCCAGGTGGACGGCCGCCTGAGCTACCTCAACCCCCAGGCCGAAGCGATGTTCGGCATCAGCGGCGAGGCCGCCCAGGATCACCACCTGCTGGCCCTGCTGCCGGGCCTGGACCCGCTGCTGCTCAACGCCCCCAGCCTCGACCACGAACTGGGCTCGGACCTCGTGCAGTTCCAGTGCGACGGCGAACTACGCCTGCTGGCGGTGACCCGCAGCGACCTCAACGAAGGTGCCCAGTTGCTCGGCTACGTCTGGGTGCTGCGTGATGTCACCGAGGAACAGCGCGCCCTGCGCGTACTGCAGGAGACCCGTCGGCGCTACCAGGACATCTTCGAGGGCGGCGGTATCGCCCTGTGCGTGCTCGACCTCGCCGACCTGCGTCGGTATCTGCTCCTGAACGGCATACGTGAGCGTGCCGGCCTGGCTGCCTGGATCCGCGACAACCCGCAGCACCATGGCGATCTGCTGCGCCTGCTGCGCATCACCGAGGTCAACCAGGAAGCCATGCAACTGCTGGGCGTCGGCAGCAGCGAGCAGGCCTGGCACCACTTGGTCGGCAACCACCCGTTGCGCGATGGCGGCATCCGCTTCCAGGTGATGGCGGCCCTGCTGGGCGGCAGCAAGCACCTGGAGATGGAAAGCCAGATCGTCACTGCCCAGGGCCAGAGCCGGCACATCTGGCTGGTGCTGCACCTGCCGGATATGGTCCAGGACCTGGAAGCGGTGACCCTCAGCATCAACGACATCACCAGCCGCAAGGAGGTGGAACTCTCGCTGATCGAGCGTGAACGCTTCTGGTCCGACGTGGTGCTGGCGCTGCCCGACACCCTCTATGTGCACGACATCATCAACAAGCGGGTGATGCTCACCAACAACCGCCTCGGCCCGCAGTTGGGCTACAGTCGCGCCGACATCATGCGGATGGGCGAGCGTTTCTGGGAGGAGGTACTGCACCCGGACGACACCGAGCAGTACTGGCGCATTCGCAGCCTGCAACAGGTGGTGGGCGACGGCCTGCTGCTGCAATGCCAACTGCGCTGGCGGCACAAGGACGGCAGTTGGCACTGGTTCGACATCCGCGAACAGGCGCTGGCCCGCGACGAGCACGGGCGCGTCAGCCGCCTGATCGGTGTCGCCAAGGACATCACCGAACAGATCGAGGCCACCGAGTCCATGCGCGAGAGCGGACGCCGCTACCGCATGCTGGCCGAAAGCATCAGCGATGTGATCTTCACCACCGACAGCGAGCTGCAACTGAACTACGTCAGCCCCTCGGTACTGCCGGTGCTCGGCTACAGCGCCGACTGGACCCTCGCCAACGGCTTCCACGGACTGGCCGCCGATACGCGGCAGATGCTGGAACTGTTCGAGCAGCTGGAACAGATCCGCAACGCCCTGGGCAACCCGCAACGCCTGGCCGAGCTGCGCAACCAACTGCCGTCACGGCTGTTCCTCTTCGACTGCATGCGCGCCGACGGGCAGAAGATACCGGTGGAACTGCGCACCATGCTGATGTGGGACGAGTACGGGCGCTTCGAGGGCATGCTCGGCGTCGGCCGCGACATCAGCCAACAGCGCCGCGCCGAGAAAGACATGCGCATGGCGGCCACGGTGTTCGAACACTCCACCTCGGCCATCCTGGTCACCGACCCGGCGGGTTATATCGTCCAGGTCAACGAAGCCTTCTGCCGCATCACCGGCTATGCCGCACGGGAGGTGCTGGACCAGTTGCCGTCGATGCTCACCGCCGACCGCCAGCAAGCCAACCAGCTCAACTACATCCTCGGCCAGCTCAACCAGCGCGGCAGCTGGGAGGGCGAGATCTGGCTCAAGCGTCGCGTGGGCGACCACTACCCGGCCTGGGTCGGCATCACCGCCGTGCACGATGAAGACGACGACCTGGTCAGCTACGTCTGCTTCTTCAGCGACATCAGCGAACGCAAGGCCAGCGAGCAACGCATCCACCGCCTGGCCTACTACGACGGCCTGACCCACCTGCCCAACCGCACCCTCTTCCAGGACCGCCTGCACTCCGCCCTGCAGTACGCGGAACGGCACCAGGAATGGGTGGTGCTGATGTTCCTCGACCTCGACCGTTTCAAGCCGATCAACGACTCCCTCGGCCATGCCGCCGGGGACCGCATGCTCAAGGACGTGGCCGTGCGCCTCGCCGCCTGCGTCGACCAGGACGACACCGTGGCGCGCATGGGTGGCGACGAATTCACCCTGCTGCTGCAGCCGTGCGAAACCCGCGAAGGGGCGCTGAACCGCGCCATCCACGTCGCCGAACAGATACTCGACAGCCTGGCCCGCCCCTTCGTCCTGGAAGGGCGGGAGTTCTTCGTCACCGCCAGTATCGGCATCGCCCTCTCGCCCCAGGACGGCCGCGAGCTGAGCCAACTGATGAAGAACGCCGACACCGCCATGTACCACGCCAAGGAACGCGGCAAGAACAACTTCCAGTTCTACCAGACGGACATGAACGCTCGCGCCCTGGAGCGCCTGGAGCTGGAAAGCGACCTGCGCCACGCGCTGGAACAGGGCGAGTTCCTGCTCTATTACCAACCGCAGTTCTCCGGCGACGGCAAGCGCCTGACCGGTGTCGAGGCCTTGCTACGCTGGCGCCATCCGAAACGCGGCCTGGTGCCGCCGGGCGAGTTCGTTCCGGTGCTGGAAGAACTCGGCCTGGTGGTGCAGGTGGGCGACTGGGTGCTGAGCGAGGCCTGCCGCCAGCTCAAGGCCTGGCACCAGGCGAAGATGCGCCTGCCGAAAATCTCGGTGAACATCTCCGCCCGCCAGTTCGCCGATGGCCAGTTGGCCGAGCGCATCGCCGCCATCATCGAAGACAGCGGCCTGCCGCCGGCCTGCCTGGAGCTGGAGCTGACCGAAAGCATCCTGATGCGCGACGTAGGAGAGGCGATGGCCATCCTGGAAAACCTCAAGCGCCTCGGCCTGTGCATCGCGGTGGACGATTTCGGCACCGGCTACTCCTCGCTCAACTACCTCAAACAGTTCCCCATCGACGTGCTGAAGATCGACCGCAGTTTCGTCGACGGCCTGCCCGACGGCGAACGCGACGCGCAGATCGCCCGCGCCATCATCGCCATGGCCCACAGTCTGAACCTGGCGGTGATCGCCGAAGGCGTGGAGACCCATGCGCAGCTGGGCTTCCTCCGCGAACACGGCTGCGACGAAGTCCAGGGCTACCTGTTCGGCCACCCGGTGCCGGCGGCCCAGTTCGAGCGCATGTTCGGCAGCAGCGCCCACTTCATTCTCAGCTGA
- a CDS encoding DUF3015 domain-containing protein, whose translation MDKRLLSKGLIVGLLSAASLGVHAAQAGGGGCGWGNMVFEGQRGLVPHLLATTTNGTSGNATFGLTSGTNGCDSSVTLGYGGRSLFAMNGMLDNIAEDMAQGQGEALDAYATLLGIEQADRAHFAQVTQANFSSIFSSPDVTGEQVLAATLDVMSRDQQLARYAKQPT comes from the coding sequence ATGGATAAGCGACTGCTTAGCAAGGGGTTGATCGTGGGGCTGCTAAGCGCGGCCAGCCTGGGGGTCCATGCGGCCCAGGCCGGTGGCGGCGGCTGCGGTTGGGGCAACATGGTTTTCGAAGGGCAGCGCGGCCTGGTCCCGCACCTGTTGGCCACTACCACCAACGGCACGTCCGGTAACGCCACCTTCGGCCTCACCTCGGGCACCAACGGTTGCGATTCCAGTGTGACGCTGGGTTACGGCGGCCGCTCGCTGTTCGCCATGAACGGCATGCTGGACAACATCGCCGAAGACATGGCCCAGGGCCAGGGCGAGGCGCTGGACGCCTATGCCACCCTGCTGGGCATCGAGCAGGCTGACCGCGCCCACTTCGCGCAGGTTACCCAGGCCAACTTCTCCAGTATCTTCTCCTCGCCGGATGTGACCGGGGAGCAGGTGCTTGCCGCGACCCTCGACGTGATGAGCCGCGACCAGCAACTGGCCCGCTACGCCAAGCAGCCGACCTAG
- the ettA gene encoding energy-dependent translational throttle protein EttA gives MAQYVYTMHRVGKVVPPKREILKDISLSFFPGAKIGVLGLNGAGKSTLLRIMAGVDTEIDGEARPMPGIKVGYLPQEPKLDPTKSVRDIVEEAVGEIKQAQARLDEVYAAYAEPDADFDALAAEQAKLEAILQAADGHNLERQLEVAADALRLPAWDAKIEHLSGGEKRRVALCRLLLSAPDMLLLDEPTNHLDADSVAWLEHFLHDFPGTVVAITHDRYFLDNVAGWILELDRGHGIPFEGNYSGWLESKANRLAQEAKQEASHAKAMKAELEWVRQGAKARQSKSKARLQRFEEMQSQEFQKRSETNEIYIPAGPRLGDKVIELHNVTKGYGDRVLIEDLSLSIPKGAIVGVIGGNGAGKSTLFRMLTGKEQPDSGTIEIGETVQIASVDQSRDSLEGTKTVWEQVSDGFEQIRIGSYEVPSRSYVGRFNFKGADQQKFVKDLSGGERGRLHLALTLKQGGNVLLLDEPSNDLDVETLRALEEALLDFPGAAIVISHDRWFLDRIATHILSYEDDGKVTFFEGNYTEFEADRKKRLGEAAAQPHRVRYKKLAQ, from the coding sequence ATGGCTCAATACGTCTACACCATGCACCGGGTCGGCAAAGTCGTGCCCCCGAAGCGTGAGATTCTCAAAGACATTTCCCTGTCCTTCTTCCCGGGCGCCAAGATCGGCGTGCTCGGCCTGAACGGCGCGGGCAAGTCCACCCTGCTGCGCATCATGGCCGGGGTTGATACCGAGATCGACGGTGAAGCCCGCCCGATGCCGGGCATCAAGGTCGGCTACCTGCCCCAGGAGCCGAAGCTCGACCCCACCAAGAGCGTGCGTGACATCGTCGAAGAGGCGGTGGGCGAGATCAAGCAGGCCCAGGCCCGTCTGGACGAGGTCTACGCCGCCTACGCCGAGCCGGATGCCGACTTCGACGCCCTGGCCGCCGAGCAGGCCAAGCTGGAGGCCATCCTGCAGGCCGCCGACGGCCACAACCTGGAACGCCAGCTGGAAGTCGCCGCCGATGCCCTGCGCCTGCCGGCCTGGGATGCGAAAATCGAACACCTGTCCGGTGGCGAGAAGCGCCGCGTGGCCCTCTGCCGCCTGCTGCTGTCGGCCCCCGACATGCTGCTGCTGGACGAGCCGACCAACCACCTGGACGCCGACTCGGTGGCCTGGCTGGAGCACTTCCTCCACGACTTCCCCGGCACCGTGGTCGCCATCACCCACGACCGTTACTTCCTCGACAACGTCGCCGGCTGGATCCTCGAACTGGACCGTGGCCACGGCATTCCCTTCGAGGGCAACTACTCCGGCTGGCTGGAATCCAAGGCCAACCGCCTGGCCCAGGAAGCCAAGCAGGAAGCCTCCCATGCCAAGGCCATGAAGGCTGAACTGGAATGGGTGCGCCAGGGTGCCAAGGCGCGTCAGTCCAAATCCAAGGCGCGCCTGCAACGCTTCGAGGAAATGCAATCGCAGGAATTCCAGAAGCGCAGCGAAACCAACGAGATCTACATCCCCGCGGGCCCGCGCCTGGGCGACAAGGTCATCGAACTGCACAACGTCACCAAGGGCTACGGCGACCGCGTCCTGATCGAAGACCTGTCCCTGAGCATTCCGAAGGGCGCCATCGTCGGCGTGATCGGCGGCAACGGCGCGGGCAAGTCCACGCTGTTCCGCATGCTCACCGGCAAGGAGCAGCCGGACTCCGGCACCATCGAGATCGGCGAAACCGTGCAGATCGCCAGCGTCGACCAGAGCCGCGACAGCCTGGAAGGCACCAAGACCGTCTGGGAACAGGTTTCCGACGGTTTCGAGCAGATCCGGATCGGCAGCTACGAAGTCCCGTCGCGCAGCTACGTCGGCCGCTTCAACTTCAAGGGCGCCGACCAGCAGAAGTTCGTCAAGGACCTCTCCGGTGGTGAGCGTGGCCGTCTGCACCTGGCCCTGACCCTGAAGCAGGGCGGCAACGTGCTGCTGCTCGACGAACCGTCCAACGACCTCGACGTGGAAACCCTGCGTGCGCTGGAAGAGGCGCTGCTGGACTTCCCCGGCGCCGCCATCGTGATTTCCCACGATCGCTGGTTCCTGGACCGTATCGCCACCCACATCCTGTCCTACGAGGACGACGGCAAGGTGACCTTCTTCGAAGGCAACTACACCGAGTTCGAAGCGGACCGCAAGAAACGCCTCGGCGAAGCGGCCGCCCAGCCGCACCGGGTACGTTACAAGAAGCTGGCGCAGTAA
- the gdhA gene encoding NADP-specific glutamate dehydrogenase: MTQSVDAFLLRLKQRDPDQPEFHQAVEEVLRSLWPFLEAHPQYLEAGIIERIVEPERAVLFRVPWVDDQGRVRVNRGFRVQMSSAIGPYKGGLRFHPSVNLGVLKFLAFEQVFKNSLTSLPMGGGKGGSDFDPKGKSDGEVMRFCQSFMSELYRHIGADLDVPAGDIGVGAREIGFLFGQYKRLSNEFTSVFTGKGLAYGGSLIRPEATGYGCVYFAQEMLKGIGRDVDGQRVAISGSGNVAQYAAQKVMELGGKVISLSDSEGTLFAEAGLSLEQWEALMELKNLRRGRISELTGPGLRFMPGQRPWSLPCDIALPCATQNELNAEDARALLANGCVCVAEGANMPSTLEAVDIFLEAGVLFAPGKASNAGGVATSGLEMSQNAMRLHWTAGEVDQRLHGIMQNIHHACVSYGQEKGRVNYVKGANIAGFVKVADAMLAQGVV, encoded by the coding sequence ATGACGCAATCCGTCGACGCATTCCTGCTGCGCCTGAAGCAGCGCGACCCCGACCAGCCCGAGTTCCATCAGGCCGTGGAAGAGGTGCTGCGCAGCCTGTGGCCATTCCTTGAAGCCCATCCGCAGTACCTGGAGGCCGGCATCATCGAACGGATCGTCGAACCGGAGCGCGCCGTGCTGTTCCGGGTGCCCTGGGTCGACGACCAGGGGCGGGTGCGGGTCAACCGGGGTTTCCGCGTCCAGATGAGCAGCGCCATCGGCCCCTACAAAGGCGGCCTGCGCTTCCACCCCTCGGTGAACCTCGGCGTGCTGAAGTTCCTCGCCTTCGAGCAGGTCTTCAAGAACTCCCTGACCTCCCTGCCCATGGGGGGCGGCAAGGGCGGCTCGGATTTCGATCCCAAGGGCAAGAGCGATGGCGAGGTGATGCGTTTCTGCCAATCCTTCATGAGCGAGCTGTACCGCCACATCGGCGCGGACCTGGATGTGCCGGCCGGCGATATCGGTGTGGGCGCACGTGAAATCGGTTTCCTCTTCGGCCAGTACAAGCGCCTGTCCAACGAATTCACCTCGGTCTTCACCGGCAAGGGCCTGGCCTACGGCGGCAGCCTGATCCGTCCGGAGGCCACCGGCTACGGCTGCGTCTACTTCGCCCAGGAAATGCTCAAGGGCATCGGCCGCGATGTCGACGGTCAGCGCGTGGCGATTTCCGGTTCCGGCAACGTGGCCCAGTACGCAGCACAGAAAGTGATGGAGCTGGGGGGCAAGGTGATCTCCCTGTCCGATTCCGAAGGCACCCTGTTCGCCGAGGCCGGCCTGAGCCTGGAACAATGGGAAGCGCTGATGGAACTGAAGAACCTCCGTCGTGGCCGTATCAGCGAGCTGACCGGCCCGGGTCTGCGATTCATGCCCGGCCAGCGTCCCTGGTCGCTGCCCTGCGACATCGCGCTGCCGTGCGCGACCCAGAACGAACTGAACGCCGAAGACGCCCGCGCGCTGCTGGCCAACGGCTGCGTCTGCGTGGCCGAAGGCGCCAACATGCCGTCGACCCTGGAGGCTGTGGATATCTTCCTGGAGGCCGGCGTGCTCTTCGCGCCGGGCAAGGCCTCCAACGCCGGCGGCGTGGCCACCAGCGGCCTGGAAATGAGCCAGAACGCCATGCGCCTGCACTGGACCGCCGGCGAAGTGGACCAGCGCCTGCACGGCATCATGCAGAACATCCACCATGCCTGCGTCAGCTATGGGCAGGAGAAGGGGCGGG
- a CDS encoding PilZ domain-containing protein, which translates to MSETASERRRFHRINFDAATIITQGDKSWMVELHDISLKGLLVIRPEDWAGDPAKPFDANIDLGADIQVSMEVELTRDQGDQLGFVCRHIDLDSISHLRRLVELNLGSEALLERDLTALGEE; encoded by the coding sequence ATGAGTGAGACCGCCAGCGAGCGTCGGCGCTTCCACCGCATCAATTTCGACGCCGCCACCATCATCACCCAGGGCGACAAGAGCTGGATGGTGGAGTTGCACGACATCTCCCTCAAGGGCCTGCTGGTGATTCGCCCAGAGGATTGGGCGGGCGATCCGGCGAAGCCCTTCGACGCGAATATCGACCTGGGCGCCGATATCCAGGTCAGCATGGAGGTGGAACTGACCCGCGACCAGGGCGACCAGCTCGGCTTCGTCTGCCGGCACATCGACCTGGACTCCATCAGCCACTTGCGCCGCCTGGTCGAACTCAACCTGGGCAGCGAAGCCCTGCTGGAGCGCGACTTGACGGCGCTAGGGGAAGAGTAG